A single region of the Salvia miltiorrhiza cultivar Shanhuang (shh) chromosome 8, IMPLAD_Smil_shh, whole genome shotgun sequence genome encodes:
- the LOC130998567 gene encoding uncharacterized protein LOC130998567, which translates to MGISPYQIVFDKICHLPVELEHMAYWAVSKMNYEWDVIGQERKLQLQELEEIRREAYDNAALYKERLKKTYDQLIKVKTFEHGQKVLLYQSRFKLISGKLSSKWIGPYEVQAQYPNGAVEIKDFKFGSVFKVNGQRLKAYYG; encoded by the coding sequence ATGGGGATTTCTCCTTATCAGATTGTCTTTGACAAGATATGTCATCTTCCAGTGGAACTTGAGCACATGGCATATTGGGCAGTCAGCAAGATGAACTATGAATGGGACGTTATTGGGCAAGAGAGAAAACTCCAATTGCAGGAGTTAGAAGAGATCAGGCGTGAAGCCTATGACAATGCTGCTCTGTACAAAGAGAGATTGAAGAAGACATATGATCAGCTCATCAAGGTCAAGACATTTGAACATGGGCAGAAAGTTCTACTTTACCAATCGAGGTTCAAACTCATATCCGGGAAGCTATCAAGCAAATGGATTGGGCCTTATGAAGTGCAAGCCCAATATCCAAATGGAGCAGTGGAGATCAAGGATTTCAAATTCGGAAGTGTTTTCAAGGTGAATGGTCAACGATTGAAGGCCTACTATGGGTAA